A genomic region of Oryza glaberrima chromosome 1, OglaRS2, whole genome shotgun sequence contains the following coding sequences:
- the LOC127760119 gene encoding uncharacterized protein LOC127760119, with translation MGEDARMVLALALTAGVFVALLSLLVAVLVRRWWRRREAVASSRGFVLFGICFNDKESQQLRMARPSLERNRRWPSRERQPGEAEDDDQEPDQCELERWKKMFGGPARSLSTIDEGTEKGTTPITTPAFCSPAASPDRRDARSLQTMSIAV, from the coding sequence atggGGGAGGACGCCCGCATGGTGCTCGCCCTCGCGCTCACCGCCGGCGTCTTCGTCGCGCTGTTGTCTCTACTCGTGGCCGTTCTTgtccggcggtggtggcgacgccgCGAGGCCGTCGCGTCCAGCCGCGGCTTCGTCCTGTTCGGCATATGCTTCAATGACAAGGAGAGCCAGCAGCTGCGCATGGCCAGGCCGTCCTTGGAGAGGAACCGGCGGTGGCCGTCGCGGGAGCGCCAACCCGGCGAGGCAGAGGATGATGACCAGGAGCCGGACCAGTGCGAGCTCGAGAGGTGGAAGAAGATGTTCGGGGGCCCGGCCAGGAGCCTGTCCACGATAGACGAGGGGACGGAGAAGGGGACGACGCCGATCACCACGCCGGCGTTCTGCtcaccggcggcgtcgccggaccGAAGAGACGCCCGGTCACTCCAGACGATGTCCATCGCGGTGTAA
- the LOC127768117 gene encoding NDR1/HIN1-like protein 10 gives MGDHAMANNHEHKVDHLDQPFYGPPVLPPVEPPSAAAARRRCVADPYALCCRAIRVLTIVVIAVGVVALVLWLVSLPNALKAYVDSAELTRFELGGSDGAKRGQLLRYNLTVAVSIRNPNRDQAVLYRRLEAVVLYSGERFGYVDFPRTRQGRKSTMVIRPSFVGQGVLAGAAAFGREKEEGFFNINVKLHMRVRLKVMVFVDSVEYRPDVDCYIRVPDPSNATAVAMGFTATRCRVDDFM, from the coding sequence ATGGGTGATCACGCAATGGCCAATAATCACGAGCACAAGGTGGACCACCTCGACCAGCCCTTCTACGGCCCGCCCGTTCTCCCTCCGGTcgagccgccgtccgccgccgccgcgcgccgccggtgcGTCGCCGACCCGTACGCGCTCTGCTGCAGGGCGATCCGCGTGCTGACGATCGTGGTCATCGCCGTCGGCGTGGTGGCGCTGGTGCTCTGGCTCGTGTCCCTGCCCAACGCCCTCAAGGCCTACGTCGACTCCGCCGAGCTCACCCGCTTCGAgctcggcggcagcgacggcgccaAGCGGGGCCAGCTGCTGCGGTACAACCTCACCGTGGCCGTGAGCATCCGCAACCCGAACCGGGACCAGGCCGTGCTGTaccggcggctggaggcggtggtgcTCTACAGCGGCGAGAGGTTCGGGTACGTCGACTTCCCGCGGACGCGGCAGGGGCGGAAGAGCACGATGGTGATCCGGCCGAGCTTCGTCGGGCAGggcgtcctcgccggcgcggcggcgttcggAAGGGAGAAGGAGGAAGGGTTCTTCAACATCAACGTGAAGCTCCACATGAGGGTGCGTCTCAAGGTGATGGTCTTCGTGGACAGCGTCGAGTACAGGCCGGACGTGGACTGCTACATCAGGGTGCCCGACCCGAGCaacgcgacggcggtggcgatggggTTCACGGCGACGCGCTGCCGTGTCGACGACTTCATGTGA